A window of the Synergistota bacterium genome harbors these coding sequences:
- a CDS encoding UDP-N-acetylmuramoyl-tripeptide--D-alanyl-D-alanine ligase has translation MITIRLLSCFLLWLALFLEGKRYLHMLQLEGYKTTGYLKWVRRNLLKIVAENWIIYASFIIFFALKLDDVYLLAILGLIFLLTEIKKIKGRKPVKKPLVFTWRATRTFITFMGFNILLSFLAFGYFLNYSHFLVSLASLFLLAPLTIAFINFILLPVEMLVQGYYLASAKRKIRGLKRLITVGITGSYGKTSTKHFMAAILSERYNVLMTPGSYNTLMGVTRVIRESLSEEHDVFVCEMGAKYRRDIRDLARLALPKIGVITSIGPQHLETFKSIDNIIKTKFELVEELPLDGVVVLNGDNEYCFKFGPLFANGRKLLFYGFERLLPEFYIWAEDIKVTSRGSEFRVRTKDGHDFKCHTILLGRHNISNILAAIAVALELGLTPKEIVRGVRRVEPVPHRLQILRTSSGVTIIDDTFNSNPAGFREALNCLKEMEGGRKVVVTPGMIELGDIEYEENKKLGKLLADVCDYVILVGKRRAKPILDGLSEVNFPGEKIEVVSSLNEAKERLSGMLKAGDIVLFENDLPDNYSE, from the coding sequence ATGATTACTATTAGGCTCTTAAGTTGTTTCTTACTTTGGTTAGCTTTGTTTTTAGAGGGTAAGCGCTATCTTCACATGCTTCAGCTTGAAGGCTATAAGACCACAGGTTATTTAAAATGGGTTAGAAGAAACTTGCTTAAGATAGTTGCTGAGAATTGGATAATTTACGCCTCTTTTATTATCTTTTTCGCTTTAAAGCTTGATGATGTATATCTTTTAGCGATCTTGGGTTTAATCTTTCTTTTGACGGAAATTAAAAAGATAAAAGGTAGAAAGCCCGTTAAAAAGCCGCTAGTTTTTACCTGGAGGGCTACGAGAACGTTCATAACCTTTATGGGGTTTAATATTCTCTTAAGCTTTTTAGCTTTCGGTTACTTTTTAAATTATTCTCACTTTCTGGTATCTCTGGCCTCTCTCTTTTTATTAGCTCCTTTAACTATAGCTTTTATAAATTTTATTCTTTTACCTGTGGAAATGCTTGTTCAGGGATACTATCTTGCTTCGGCTAAAAGAAAGATAAGGGGTCTTAAGCGATTGATTACCGTCGGTATAACTGGGAGCTACGGCAAGACAAGTACTAAGCATTTTATGGCTGCCATTCTTTCTGAAAGGTATAACGTTCTGATGACTCCTGGAAGTTATAATACCTTGATGGGGGTAACAAGGGTTATAAGGGAGAGCCTTAGCGAGGAGCATGATGTTTTTGTGTGTGAGATGGGAGCAAAATATAGGAGGGACATAAGAGATTTAGCTCGTCTTGCTCTTCCTAAGATAGGAGTTATAACTTCAATAGGTCCTCAACATCTAGAAACCTTTAAGAGTATAGATAATATCATTAAAACTAAGTTTGAGCTTGTTGAGGAGCTTCCCCTTGATGGGGTTGTAGTATTGAACGGAGACAATGAATACTGCTTTAAGTTTGGTCCTCTTTTTGCTAACGGTAGAAAGCTTTTATTTTATGGTTTTGAGAGGCTTTTGCCTGAGTTTTATATCTGGGCTGAGGATATAAAGGTTACCTCAAGGGGCTCTGAGTTTAGGGTTAGGACTAAGGATGGTCATGATTTTAAGTGTCATACCATTCTTCTAGGGAGGCATAACATCAGTAATATCCTTGCTGCAATTGCTGTGGCTTTGGAGCTCGGCCTGACCCCTAAGGAGATAGTTCGTGGCGTAAGGAGAGTAGAACCTGTTCCTCATAGGCTTCAGATTTTAAGAACAAGCTCTGGTGTGACCATCATAGATGATACCTTTAATTCTAACCCTGCTGGTTTTAGAGAGGCCCTTAACTGTCTTAAGGAGATGGAAGGGGGAAGAAAGGTAGTAGTTACTCCTGGAATGATAGAGCTTGGTGATATAGAGTATGAGGAAAATAAAAAGCTGGGTAAGCTTTTAGCTGATGTATGCGATTATGTTATCTTAGTTGGTAAAAGAAGGGCTAAGCCTATTTTAGATGGGCTCTCTGAAGTTAACTTTCCAGGAGAAAAGATTGAAGTGGTTTCAAGCCTTAATGAGGCGAAGGAGCGTCTTTCTGGAATGCTGAAGGCTGGAGATATAGTTTTGTTTGAAAACGATCTCCCTGATAACTATAGTGAGTGA
- the guaB gene encoding IMP dehydrogenase, protein MKEFFTFDDVLLLPQYSEITPLEANVKTRLTRAISLNIPLVSAAMDTVTEHQLAKALAREGGIGIIHRNMSIERQAHEVELVKKTENGVIYDPLTISPDATVGQALTLMAEYKIGGLAVVDDQGRLLGILTNRDVRFEKNLNKLVKELMTPREKLITAPPNISLEDAKEILHKHKVEKLPLLDGEKLVGLITIKDIMSVIEHPNASRDDKGRLRVGAAVGTSSETLARTEALIKAGVDVIVIDTAHGHSKRVIETLREIKACFPNLQVIAGNVATAEGAKALAEAGADGIKVGVGPGSICTTRVVAGAGVPQLSAIMEAVSETRKRDIPIIADGGIRYSGDIVKALAAGAESVMIGSIFAGTEEAPGETILYQGRKYKAYRGMGSVSAMKESGGERYFREGGKIVPEGVEGMVPYKGSVKDVVDQLVGGIKAGMGYVGARNIQELQQKAHFIKVTYAAVRESHPHDVIITKEAPNYWTSEESS, encoded by the coding sequence ATGAAAGAGTTTTTTACCTTTGATGATGTGCTTCTTTTGCCCCAGTATAGCGAGATAACGCCTCTTGAAGCTAACGTTAAAACTCGCCTAACTAGAGCTATAAGCTTAAACATCCCACTGGTAAGCGCAGCGATGGATACGGTAACAGAACATCAGCTAGCAAAAGCTTTAGCGAGAGAAGGCGGAATAGGGATAATTCACAGGAATATGAGCATAGAGCGTCAAGCTCATGAGGTAGAGCTTGTTAAGAAAACCGAGAACGGAGTAATTTACGATCCCCTTACTATATCGCCAGATGCCACAGTGGGACAGGCTTTGACCTTGATGGCCGAGTATAAAATAGGAGGACTAGCGGTAGTAGACGACCAGGGAAGACTATTAGGAATATTAACCAATAGGGATGTGCGCTTTGAGAAAAATCTGAATAAGCTTGTTAAAGAGCTGATGACTCCGAGAGAAAAGCTTATAACTGCTCCGCCAAACATCTCTCTTGAGGATGCAAAGGAAATACTTCACAAACATAAGGTGGAAAAACTTCCCCTCTTGGATGGAGAAAAGCTTGTTGGACTAATAACTATAAAAGATATAATGAGCGTTATAGAACATCCTAACGCTTCAAGAGACGACAAAGGAAGGTTAAGGGTTGGAGCTGCCGTAGGAACTTCAAGCGAAACCTTAGCACGGACCGAGGCCCTGATAAAGGCTGGCGTCGATGTAATAGTAATAGACACTGCACACGGCCATTCAAAGAGAGTAATAGAAACATTAAGGGAGATAAAAGCTTGCTTCCCCAACCTTCAGGTAATAGCGGGAAACGTAGCAACCGCCGAAGGAGCAAAGGCTTTAGCTGAAGCTGGCGCTGACGGTATAAAGGTTGGAGTTGGTCCAGGATCAATATGTACAACAAGGGTAGTCGCAGGAGCAGGAGTGCCTCAGCTTTCGGCTATAATGGAAGCGGTAAGCGAAACCAGAAAACGAGATATACCTATAATAGCTGATGGAGGAATAAGATATAGTGGCGATATAGTTAAAGCTTTAGCGGCAGGAGCGGAAAGCGTAATGATAGGAAGCATTTTTGCGGGAACCGAAGAAGCGCCTGGTGAAACAATACTATACCAGGGAAGAAAGTACAAAGCCTATAGGGGCATGGGAAGCGTAAGCGCCATGAAGGAGAGCGGCGGCGAAAGATACTTCCGAGAGGGAGGGAAGATAGTCCCTGAGGGAGTAGAAGGAATGGTCCCATACAAGGGAAGCGTCAAGGATGTAGTTGATCAGCTTGTGGGCGGAATAAAAGCTGGGATGGGATATGTAGGAGCAAGAAACATACAGGAACTCCAGCAAAAAGCTCATTTTATAAAGGTAACTTACGCTGCCGTAAGAGAAAGCCATCCACACGATGTAATAATAACCAAGGAAGCCCCTAACTATTGGACAAGCGAGGAAAGCTCTTAG
- a CDS encoding phosphoribosylformylglycinamidine cyclo-ligase, whose translation MYTYRDSGVDVERGDRFSNFISRLEELPPWLLREPTGYAAILTFTDPPILVTTDGVGTKLILHQKYKRWKDAALDLIAMNYNDIIAAGGEPLAFVDYIGTPKINEELYEFAEELKKTLRELDLYLVAGETAEMPGIYQDHWDVVGFAIGRLKRRLPVESIDEGDLIVGLSSSGFHSNGWSLIRKILDQERIDPLSLPFDLLTGTKVYKEALNVIEDVKGIAHVTGGGLKRALRRLLREKGYILRIEPSPKYDWILKYVNMEEAFSTFNMGYGMLLFVQKEKAEEVAKKVSGKVIGEVLSGEKKIVYGG comes from the coding sequence ATGTACACTTATAGGGATTCCGGAGTAGATGTGGAACGGGGAGACAGATTCTCCAACTTCATATCCCGCTTGGAAGAACTCCCCCCTTGGCTCTTAAGGGAACCAACGGGATATGCAGCAATTCTAACCTTTACAGACCCCCCTATACTTGTGACGACCGATGGCGTTGGTACGAAGCTCATACTCCACCAGAAGTATAAAAGATGGAAAGATGCAGCTTTAGACTTAATCGCTATGAACTACAATGACATAATAGCAGCTGGAGGGGAACCTTTAGCTTTTGTGGACTATATAGGAACTCCGAAGATAAATGAGGAGCTTTACGAGTTCGCAGAGGAGTTAAAAAAGACATTGCGTGAGCTCGACCTTTACCTTGTAGCTGGAGAAACTGCTGAGATGCCTGGAATATATCAAGATCACTGGGATGTGGTCGGCTTTGCTATAGGAAGGCTAAAAAGAAGGCTACCCGTAGAGTCCATAGATGAGGGAGATCTTATAGTCGGCCTTTCCTCTTCAGGCTTTCACTCAAACGGTTGGAGCCTCATAAGAAAGATACTCGATCAAGAGAGGATAGATCCGCTCTCTTTACCCTTTGACTTGCTTACCGGAACTAAGGTATATAAGGAAGCATTAAATGTCATAGAAGATGTTAAGGGAATAGCTCACGTAACAGGTGGGGGTCTAAAAAGAGCCTTAAGAAGGCTTCTTAGAGAAAAGGGATATATCTTAAGGATTGAACCAAGCCCCAAATACGATTGGATATTAAAGTATGTAAACATGGAAGAGGCCTTTTCAACCTTCAATATGGGGTATGGGATGCTCCTTTTTGTACAAAAAGAAAAAGCGGAGGAAGTAGCAAAGAAAGTAAGCGGAAAGGTAATAGGAGAAGTTTTAAGTGGAGAGAAAAAAATAGTTTATGGAGGTTGA
- the purN gene encoding phosphoribosylglycinamide formyltransferase, with protein sequence MKKVAVLASGRGSNFEALAKKLKEEVKILIVDRECGAIERAKRLNIPWVLLQKPWQESLKELLAEGNYDLIALAGFMRIIPEDIVREFYPRIINIHPAILPAFPGINSIERAYKKGVKLTGITIHIVTEKVDDGPIILQRAVYIRDNWSLEKLESVIHRVEHIWYPWVVKRLLYDKWEIRDGKVIFL encoded by the coding sequence ATGAAGAAAGTAGCTGTATTGGCGTCGGGGAGAGGATCAAACTTTGAAGCCTTAGCAAAAAAGCTTAAGGAAGAGGTTAAAATCCTTATAGTTGATAGGGAATGTGGAGCAATAGAAAGAGCTAAACGCTTAAATATACCTTGGGTTTTATTACAAAAACCTTGGCAAGAATCCCTTAAGGAGCTTTTAGCAGAGGGAAATTATGATCTCATAGCCTTAGCAGGCTTCATGAGAATAATACCTGAGGATATCGTAAGAGAATTTTATCCAAGGATAATCAATATTCATCCGGCAATCTTACCTGCCTTCCCAGGTATAAATAGTATAGAGAGAGCCTATAAAAAGGGGGTTAAATTAACCGGAATTACCATACATATAGTTACTGAAAAGGTAGATGACGGACCGATAATTCTTCAGAGAGCGGTATATATCCGCGACAATTGGAGTTTAGAAAAGCTCGAAAGCGTTATACATAGGGTTGAACATATATGGTATCCGTGGGTAGTAAAAAGGCTCCTTTACGATAAGTGGGAAATCAGGGATGGAAAGGTGATATTTTTATGA
- the purF gene encoding amidophosphoribosyltransferase, which produces MLREACGIAGVWNIDRAYNILHDILLGLQHRGQESAGVVVGNFETVKGMGLVEETIKSERYIPGDRGIGHVRYSTVGASAQRNIQPIIAQTRKGLMGVAHNGTLPDADYWKNWLMEMGHIFLTETDSELFLHLISSSPFEKAQDAIIWTLQQIKCAYSLILYHKDFIAIARDGFGIRPLFWGRFENGFVMASEDAALRVIGAEDISEVPPGTVIFFERDKEPYSISFSNLPKRVCSFEYIYFARPDSTFDGLNIHKARFNMGKILYQESHLEGDIVVPVLDSGISGALGFSYASGIPIDLGLMRNRYLGRSFIMPSKRSETVRRKLLPIPEVVSGKRVIVIDDSIVRGTTMNVIVRMLRESGAKEVYVAIHSPPVKFSCFYGIDTARRSELAASSQSIEELKEAVGADKLVYLSIEGLKRALEGRSACFACFEGRYPHEESSCIGVGERIKL; this is translated from the coding sequence TTGTTAAGGGAAGCTTGCGGAATAGCTGGGGTATGGAACATAGACAGAGCATATAATATATTGCATGATATATTACTCGGTCTTCAGCATAGAGGGCAGGAAAGCGCTGGAGTAGTAGTTGGAAACTTTGAAACAGTTAAGGGAATGGGGCTCGTCGAGGAAACGATAAAATCAGAGCGTTACATACCAGGAGATAGGGGAATAGGTCATGTAAGATATTCAACGGTGGGGGCAAGCGCCCAGAGAAACATCCAACCCATAATAGCTCAAACGAGAAAGGGATTAATGGGTGTGGCACACAACGGAACACTGCCTGATGCAGACTATTGGAAGAACTGGCTAATGGAAATGGGACACATCTTCTTAACAGAGACAGATTCAGAGCTCTTTCTTCACCTTATCTCCTCTTCTCCCTTTGAGAAAGCTCAAGACGCGATAATCTGGACCCTTCAGCAGATAAAGTGCGCTTACTCCCTTATCCTTTACCATAAAGATTTCATAGCTATAGCAAGAGATGGCTTTGGAATAAGACCTCTTTTCTGGGGAAGGTTTGAAAATGGCTTCGTTATGGCCTCAGAGGACGCAGCTTTAAGAGTAATAGGAGCAGAGGATATAAGTGAGGTACCTCCGGGAACGGTCATCTTTTTTGAAAGAGATAAGGAACCTTACTCTATAAGTTTTTCAAACCTTCCCAAAAGGGTTTGCTCCTTTGAATATATATATTTCGCAAGGCCAGACTCTACCTTCGATGGACTTAATATTCATAAGGCAAGGTTTAACATGGGAAAGATACTCTATCAAGAAAGCCATCTTGAAGGTGATATAGTGGTTCCAGTTTTAGACTCGGGAATCTCAGGAGCTCTAGGGTTCTCTTACGCTTCAGGAATACCCATAGACTTGGGATTGATGAGAAATAGATATTTAGGAAGAAGCTTCATAATGCCTTCTAAGAGAAGCGAGACCGTAAGAAGAAAGCTCCTTCCTATACCTGAAGTAGTTTCAGGTAAAAGGGTCATCGTAATAGATGACTCAATAGTTAGAGGAACCACAATGAACGTAATAGTCAGGATGCTTAGGGAAAGCGGCGCAAAGGAGGTATATGTGGCTATACATTCTCCACCCGTTAAGTTCTCATGCTTTTACGGAATAGATACAGCAAGGCGAAGTGAACTTGCAGCAAGCTCTCAATCGATAGAGGAGTTAAAGGAAGCAGTGGGAGCAGATAAATTGGTTTATCTTTCCATAGAAGGGTTAAAGAGGGCCTTGGAGGGAAGAAGCGCCTGCTTTGCCTGCTTTGAGGGGAGGTATCCCCATGAAGAAAGTAGCTGTATTGGCGTCGGGGAGAGGATCAAACTTTGA
- a CDS encoding D-alanine--D-alanine ligase produces the protein MLNVAVMFGGRSVEHEVSVITGLQVIESLDKSKYNVIPVYVAKDGWWYTGSELTKIENYKDIPELLSKCKKVIIPPVPELKRLYFYPFKKGLFKDDADHIKIDLVIPAFHGTFGEDGSIQGLLELLDIPYVGSGVIGSALGMDKIVMKELFKANGIPVVKYVWFLRRDYEEDEEKVLSYIEGSLNYPMFVKPANLGSSIGISKANNRDELIYAIEIATKYDRRIIVEEAVKELIEVNCSVMGFDNEVSTSLCEMPISWQEFLSYTDKYMKGDLRSGLKGASRKIPAPIPESLEREVKELSMKIFKILDCAGVVRVDFLIDKSEMKIYANEVNTIPGSFAFYLWEPLDVSFKELLDRLINLAIRRHKERRRNLYVFDTDLLVKASSGGLKRR, from the coding sequence ATGTTGAATGTTGCGGTTATGTTTGGGGGAAGGTCTGTTGAGCATGAGGTTTCTGTGATAACTGGTCTTCAAGTTATTGAGAGCTTAGATAAATCGAAGTATAACGTGATTCCAGTTTACGTGGCTAAGGATGGTTGGTGGTATACGGGTTCAGAGCTTACGAAGATAGAAAATTATAAAGATATACCTGAGCTTCTTTCAAAGTGTAAGAAAGTTATAATTCCTCCTGTTCCTGAGCTTAAGAGGCTTTACTTTTACCCTTTTAAGAAGGGTTTATTTAAAGATGATGCAGATCATATAAAGATAGATTTAGTAATACCTGCTTTTCATGGAACGTTTGGAGAAGATGGGTCGATTCAAGGATTATTAGAGCTTTTGGACATCCCTTATGTGGGTAGTGGGGTTATAGGTTCTGCCTTAGGCATGGATAAGATAGTCATGAAAGAGTTGTTTAAAGCTAACGGCATTCCTGTTGTTAAATATGTCTGGTTCTTACGGAGAGATTATGAGGAGGATGAGGAAAAGGTCTTATCTTACATAGAGGGAAGCTTAAATTATCCCATGTTTGTGAAGCCTGCAAACCTTGGTTCGAGCATAGGAATAAGTAAAGCTAATAACAGGGATGAGCTTATCTATGCTATAGAGATAGCAACGAAATACGATAGAAGGATAATAGTTGAGGAGGCTGTGAAGGAGCTCATAGAGGTTAACTGTTCCGTTATGGGATTTGATAACGAGGTTTCAACATCTTTGTGTGAAATGCCTATTTCTTGGCAGGAATTCTTAAGCTATACCGATAAGTATATGAAGGGCGATTTAAGGAGCGGGCTCAAGGGGGCTAGTAGGAAGATACCTGCTCCGATACCTGAAAGTTTAGAGAGGGAAGTAAAGGAGCTTTCGATGAAGATATTTAAGATCCTTGATTGCGCTGGTGTCGTTAGGGTTGACTTTCTTATAGATAAGTCTGAGATGAAGATTTACGCCAATGAGGTGAATACCATACCCGGTTCTTTTGCTTTCTATCTCTGGGAGCCGCTTGACGTGTCTTTTAAGGAGCTTCTTGATAGACTGATAAATTTAGCTATAAGAAGGCATAAGGAACGGAGAAGAAACTTATATGTTTTTGATACGGACCTTCTAGTTAAGGCGAGCTCAGGGGGGTTGAAAAGGAGATGA
- a CDS encoding alpha/beta hydrolase, with protein MFLRIDGLDIFYKKAGSGKPVLLLHGWGGSSDSFLPVFNSLRFRFEVYAMDFPGFGRSSTPPSFWGIEEYADITYKFLNMLGINRVHVIAHSFGGRVAILLSALHPEMVEKLVLVNSAGLIPKRSLKYYFKVYSFKLLRRVYTFLGKDLEKLYKRFGSKDYREAGELRPIFKRVVNQDLRGYLPLIKAKTLLIWGDQDRDTPIYFGKVMEKEIPNAKLVVFKGTGHFSYLENTSEFNRLVSEFLEGD; from the coding sequence ATGTTTTTAAGGATAGATGGGCTTGATATATTCTATAAGAAAGCTGGAAGTGGAAAGCCGGTTCTATTGCTTCATGGTTGGGGAGGAAGCTCAGACAGCTTCTTACCGGTTTTCAATAGCCTTAGATTTCGTTTTGAGGTCTACGCCATGGACTTTCCCGGCTTTGGAAGATCGTCCACGCCTCCCAGTTTTTGGGGCATTGAGGAGTATGCGGACATTACATACAAGTTTCTGAATATGCTTGGGATTAATAGAGTTCATGTGATAGCCCACTCCTTTGGGGGTAGGGTAGCCATTCTTCTTTCAGCCCTTCATCCTGAGATGGTGGAGAAGCTTGTTTTAGTTAACAGCGCTGGATTGATCCCTAAAAGGAGTTTAAAATACTATTTTAAGGTTTATTCGTTTAAGCTCTTAAGGAGAGTCTATACTTTCTTAGGTAAAGATTTAGAGAAGCTTTATAAGCGCTTTGGCTCTAAGGACTATAGAGAAGCTGGGGAGTTGCGACCTATATTTAAAAGAGTAGTAAATCAGGATCTAAGAGGGTACTTACCCTTGATTAAAGCTAAGACCTTGCTTATTTGGGGGGATCAGGATAGGGATACCCCTATTTACTTTGGTAAAGTTATGGAGAAGGAGATACCTAATGCTAAATTGGTTGTTTTCAAAGGTACAGGACACTTCTCTTATTTAGAGAATACTAGTGAGTTTAATCGTTTAGTATCCGAGTTTTTGGAGGGTGATTAA
- the purD gene encoding phosphoribosylamine--glycine ligase translates to MKVWIMGSGGREHAIGWAFKECGHDVFFIPGNAGTERTGENIPCGSVEEAIRIVKENENEIDLLIPGSEEYIAKGVADALEEKAFAPKEKPALLESSKIFAKKFMKRYGIRTANFEIALSESELEEKLKRFSPPYVLKADPLAGGKGVIILENLKEAIEKGTSLMKGELIKGVSGGLVLDEYLKGEELSAIAVVGERGFKLLPFARDYKRAYDNDQGPNTGGMGSWAPVKIKEKTLRGIEEIIERTLYGLKKEGLSYRGFLYLGLMLVEEEPYVLEYNVRLGDPETEAILPLDPQGFVEMVLSAWEEGSPSKSMREDSYVVDVVIASEGYPMEPKKGMEIIVEGEGLYFFAGVSRKNDKMIVSGGRVIHSVGVGKTLKEARDKAYEGASKVKFEGAFYRKDIAHVHL, encoded by the coding sequence ATGAAAGTATGGATAATGGGTTCAGGTGGAAGGGAACATGCGATTGGCTGGGCATTTAAAGAGTGCGGCCATGATGTCTTCTTCATCCCAGGAAACGCTGGAACTGAAAGAACAGGGGAAAACATTCCCTGTGGAAGCGTGGAAGAGGCGATAAGGATAGTTAAGGAAAATGAAAACGAAATAGATCTTCTTATACCTGGCTCAGAGGAGTATATAGCAAAGGGGGTAGCTGATGCTCTTGAGGAAAAGGCCTTTGCACCAAAAGAGAAACCAGCGTTACTTGAGTCTTCAAAGATATTCGCAAAAAAGTTTATGAAAAGATACGGAATAAGAACGGCTAACTTCGAAATCGCCCTAAGCGAAAGCGAACTGGAGGAAAAATTAAAGAGATTTTCCCCACCTTATGTCCTTAAGGCAGACCCCTTGGCAGGAGGAAAGGGAGTTATAATATTAGAAAACCTGAAGGAAGCCATAGAAAAGGGAACATCTCTTATGAAAGGAGAGCTTATAAAGGGGGTCTCTGGGGGGCTTGTTTTAGATGAATACCTAAAAGGAGAGGAGTTAAGTGCCATAGCCGTAGTTGGAGAAAGGGGATTTAAGCTTCTACCCTTTGCACGGGATTACAAGAGAGCCTATGATAACGACCAGGGACCCAATACGGGAGGAATGGGAAGCTGGGCTCCGGTTAAGATAAAAGAGAAGACCTTAAGGGGCATAGAGGAGATAATTGAAAGGACTCTCTACGGCCTTAAAAAGGAAGGACTAAGCTATAGGGGATTTTTATATCTAGGATTAATGCTCGTTGAAGAAGAACCTTACGTTCTTGAATATAACGTTAGGCTTGGAGATCCAGAGACCGAAGCCATACTTCCATTAGATCCACAAGGCTTTGTGGAAATGGTCTTAAGCGCATGGGAGGAAGGATCACCTTCAAAGAGCATGAGAGAGGATAGCTATGTAGTAGATGTAGTTATAGCTTCTGAAGGATATCCAATGGAACCCAAAAAGGGCATGGAAATAATAGTAGAGGGAGAAGGGTTATACTTCTTTGCGGGAGTATCAAGGAAAAATGACAAAATGATTGTCTCTGGAGGAAGGGTAATTCACTCTGTTGGAGTAGGAAAAACTCTTAAGGAAGCTCGTGATAAAGCATATGAAGGCGCCTCTAAAGTTAAGTTCGAAGGCGCCTTTTATAGAAAGGATATAGCCCATGTACACTTATAG
- a CDS encoding D-aminoacylase — protein MLDLVIRNGKILDGTGNPWFSGDIGIKDGKIVKVGKVEERGELEIDAKGFFVVPGFVDIHTHADLTILAVKDAQSYITQGITTAIASNCGLAMAPINPERLDLLKSYVSPFLVRNFDYGWEWRSFGEFYEKVERDGIAINLVPLAGHGTIRIFVKGFDPSPPSPEELSKMKDLLRQCIDEGAFGLSTGLIYPPGSYSETWEIVELAKVLSEKGGVYLSHIRNESKRLIEAVEEAIEIGEKAGVPVQISHHKASGKPNWGKVNATLRLMEKARARGVEVNCDVYPYPAGSTTITALLPPWALEGGVDKMLERLKDREVQAKIAKDIEEDNFKGENFLKSAGWNGILISQCVNRDYEGKTLEEILRDRGKLSDPYSGLFDWMLEIKGDAAMVVFLMDEEDVKTVISHHLSMIGSDSWVTSPSVGGKPHPRAYGTFPRVLSKYVREEKVLSLEEAIRKMTSLPASKMRIPLRGLIKEGFWADLVIFDGDRVKDKATFQDPHQYAEGIEYVMVNGKLVLERGKLTGERPGKVIKR, from the coding sequence TTGTTGGATTTAGTGATAAGGAATGGAAAGATATTGGATGGTACCGGAAACCCTTGGTTTAGCGGTGATATAGGGATAAAGGATGGTAAGATAGTGAAGGTAGGCAAAGTCGAAGAGAGGGGAGAGCTTGAGATAGATGCTAAAGGATTTTTTGTTGTACCAGGGTTTGTGGATATTCATACTCATGCAGATTTAACTATTTTGGCAGTTAAGGACGCTCAGAGTTATATAACTCAGGGGATAACGACGGCTATAGCTAGTAATTGTGGATTAGCTATGGCTCCGATTAATCCTGAGAGACTTGACCTTCTTAAAAGCTATGTTTCTCCTTTCCTGGTTAGGAACTTTGACTATGGTTGGGAATGGAGATCCTTTGGAGAGTTTTATGAGAAGGTAGAAAGAGATGGTATCGCTATTAACCTCGTTCCTCTTGCTGGTCACGGCACCATAAGGATATTTGTTAAGGGTTTCGATCCTTCACCGCCTTCTCCTGAGGAGCTTTCTAAGATGAAGGATCTTTTGAGGCAGTGCATTGATGAAGGAGCCTTTGGTTTGAGCACCGGTTTGATCTACCCGCCTGGATCTTACTCTGAGACTTGGGAGATAGTGGAGCTTGCTAAGGTATTAAGCGAAAAGGGAGGAGTTTACTTAAGTCACATAAGGAATGAAAGTAAGAGGTTGATAGAGGCCGTTGAAGAAGCTATAGAGATAGGGGAGAAAGCCGGTGTTCCCGTTCAGATATCTCATCATAAGGCTTCTGGAAAACCGAATTGGGGGAAGGTTAACGCTACACTGAGGCTTATGGAAAAAGCCAGAGCAAGAGGAGTAGAGGTAAACTGTGATGTTTATCCTTATCCTGCAGGAAGCACTACCATTACCGCTTTGCTTCCTCCCTGGGCGCTTGAGGGTGGGGTTGATAAGATGCTTGAGAGACTGAAGGATAGGGAAGTTCAAGCTAAGATAGCTAAAGATATCGAGGAGGATAATTTTAAAGGAGAGAACTTTTTAAAATCTGCCGGTTGGAATGGTATTCTTATATCTCAATGTGTTAATAGGGATTATGAGGGAAAAACCTTGGAAGAGATATTAAGAGATAGGGGCAAGCTTAGCGATCCATATAGCGGGCTTTTTGACTGGATGTTGGAAATAAAAGGGGATGCCGCTATGGTGGTATTTTTGATGGATGAAGAAGATGTTAAGACGGTTATATCTCATCACTTGTCCATGATAGGTTCCGATTCCTGGGTTACTTCTCCCTCTGTTGGGGGGAAGCCTCATCCTAGAGCTTATGGTACTTTCCCAAGGGTTTTAAGCAAGTATGTTAGGGAAGAAAAAGTCCTTTCTCTTGAGGAAGCCATAAGGAAAATGACATCGCTTCCCGCCTCTAAGATGAGGATACCCTTAAGAGGTCTTATAAAGGAAGGTTTCTGGGCTGATCTAGTCATATTTGATGGAGATAGAGTTAAGGATAAGGCTACTTTCCAGGATCCCCATCAATATGCTGAAGGGATAGAATATGTCATGGTTAACGGAAAGCTTGTTCTTGAAAGGGGGAAGTTAACAGGGGAAAGACCCGGTAAGGTAATAAAAAGATAG